In Streptomyces sp. NBC_00414, a single window of DNA contains:
- a CDS encoding NAD(P)/FAD-dependent oxidoreductase produces the protein MKERARILVVGGGYVGMYTALRLQQKLRPELRRGDVEITVVTPDPYMTYQPFLPEAAAGSISPRHVVVPLRRVLDRCRVVIGEARSIDHAKRTATVATLATEEEGTGPDQIAYDELVLAPGSVSRTLPIPGLAEFAIGFKTVEEAIGLRNHVIEQMDIASSTRDPAIRDAALTFVFVGGGYAGVEALGELEDMARYASRYYHNVKADDMKWILVEASNRILPEVGEEMGKYTVTQLRRRNIDVRLHTRLDSCTDRVAVLSDGARFPTRTVVWTAGVKPHPILAATDLPLNERGRLRCTAQLTVDGTTHAWAAGDAAAVPDVTASEPGTETAPNAQHAVRQAKILGDNIAHSLRGESLETYSHKYVGSVASLGLHKGVAHVYGRKLKGYPAWFMHRVYHLSRVPTFNRKARVLAEWILSGLFKREIVSLGSLEHPRAEFELAAGGKPPRDHPKGSS, from the coding sequence GTGAAGGAACGTGCGCGCATTCTCGTTGTCGGCGGCGGCTACGTCGGGATGTACACCGCCCTGCGTCTCCAGCAGAAGCTCAGACCGGAGCTGAGGCGGGGGGACGTGGAGATCACCGTGGTCACCCCCGACCCGTACATGACCTATCAACCGTTCCTGCCGGAGGCGGCCGCGGGCTCGATCTCACCGCGCCATGTCGTCGTACCCCTGCGCCGCGTCCTCGACCGGTGCCGCGTCGTCATCGGCGAGGCCAGGTCGATCGACCACGCCAAACGCACCGCGACCGTCGCGACCCTGGCCACCGAGGAGGAGGGCACCGGGCCCGACCAGATCGCGTACGACGAACTCGTGCTGGCCCCCGGTTCCGTCTCGCGCACCCTGCCGATCCCCGGCCTCGCCGAGTTCGCCATCGGCTTCAAGACCGTCGAGGAGGCCATCGGCCTGCGCAACCACGTCATCGAACAGATGGACATCGCCTCCTCCACCCGCGACCCCGCGATCCGCGACGCCGCCCTGACCTTCGTCTTCGTGGGCGGCGGCTACGCCGGAGTGGAGGCGCTCGGCGAGCTGGAGGACATGGCCCGGTACGCCTCCCGCTACTACCACAACGTCAAGGCCGACGACATGAAGTGGATCCTCGTCGAGGCCTCGAACCGCATCCTCCCCGAGGTCGGCGAGGAGATGGGCAAGTACACCGTCACCCAGCTGCGCCGCCGCAATATCGACGTACGCCTCCACACCCGACTCGACTCGTGCACCGACCGCGTCGCCGTCCTCAGTGACGGGGCCCGCTTCCCGACCCGCACGGTCGTGTGGACCGCCGGCGTGAAACCCCACCCGATCCTGGCGGCCACCGACCTGCCGCTGAACGAGCGCGGCCGGCTGCGGTGCACCGCCCAGTTGACCGTGGACGGCACCACGCACGCGTGGGCCGCGGGCGACGCCGCCGCCGTACCCGACGTGACCGCGTCAGAGCCCGGCACGGAGACGGCCCCCAACGCGCAACACGCCGTGCGCCAGGCCAAGATCCTCGGCGACAACATCGCGCACTCCCTGCGCGGCGAGTCGCTGGAGACGTACTCCCACAAGTACGTGGGCTCGGTCGCCTCCCTGGGGCTGCACAAGGGTGTCGCACACGTCTACGGGCGCAAGCTGAAGGGATACCCTGCCTGGTTCATGCACCGCGTCTACCACCTGAGCCGGGTGCCCACCTTCAACCGCAAAGCCCGCGTGCTCGCCGAATGGATCCTGTCGGGCCTCTTCAAGAGGGAGATCGTCTCTCTCGGTTCGCTCGAACATCCCCGTGCGGAGTTCGAACTCGCGGCCGGTGGAAAGCCTCCTCGGGACCACCCGAAGGGGTCGTCCTGA
- a CDS encoding TetR/AcrR family transcriptional regulator — protein MHIQDTHWTSASALPTGGAVGAAAGNGRAGDVSRTTPLRVDAQRNLEHVLRAAREVFGELGYGAPMEDVARRARVGVGTVYRRFPSKDVLVRRIAEEETSRLTDQARSALGQEDEPWSALSRFLRTSVASGAGRLLPPQVLRVGVGDDGSGLDGASVLDGASVLDGARVPQQRSQPAGPELRLVEQRPASVGEPDEDDAGAAQLLDVVGRLVERARAAGELRTDVTVSDVLLVIATAAPSLPDAAQQAAASARLLDILLEGLRSRPSSDSRV, from the coding sequence ATGCATATTCAGGACACTCATTGGACATCTGCGTCCGCCCTTCCAACGGGCGGCGCGGTCGGGGCGGCGGCGGGGAACGGACGCGCGGGGGACGTATCGCGCACGACGCCACTGCGCGTGGACGCACAGCGCAATCTGGAGCACGTACTTCGCGCGGCACGTGAGGTCTTCGGCGAGCTGGGGTACGGCGCCCCGATGGAGGACGTGGCACGGCGCGCGAGGGTCGGTGTCGGCACGGTGTACCGGCGCTTCCCGAGCAAGGACGTCCTGGTCCGGCGCATAGCCGAGGAGGAGACCTCCCGGCTGACCGATCAGGCGCGTTCCGCGCTCGGGCAGGAGGACGAGCCGTGGTCGGCGCTCTCGCGCTTCCTGCGGACGTCGGTGGCCTCGGGCGCCGGACGGCTGCTCCCGCCGCAGGTGCTGCGGGTGGGTGTCGGCGACGACGGTTCCGGCCTCGACGGGGCCTCGGTTCTCGACGGAGCCTCGGTGCTCGACGGGGCGCGGGTGCCGCAGCAGCGGTCCCAGCCCGCCGGGCCCGAACTGCGGCTCGTGGAGCAGCGGCCGGCTTCCGTCGGGGAGCCGGACGAGGACGACGCCGGGGCGGCCCAGCTCCTCGATGTCGTGGGCCGGCTCGTGGAGCGGGCTCGCGCGGCGGGCGAGCTGCGTACGGACGTGACGGTGTCGGACGTGCTGCTGGTGATCGCCACGGCGGCGCCCTCGCTGCCGGACGCGGCGCAGCAGGCTGCTGCGTCGGCGCGGTTGCTGGACATCCTGCTGGAAGGGCTTCGGTCCCGGCCCTCGTCGGACAGCCGGGTGTGA
- a CDS encoding sigma-70 family RNA polymerase sigma factor: MSVDDQDEPLRSAVPEAVVPPQRERREWREQHDGGVLPPPVEPVELPPADAELIGWMRSGDDTAYEELYRRHADAVRRYARTCCRDAHTADDLTAEVFARMLQAVRGGSGPEHSVRAYLLTTVRRVAAGWTKSARREHLVDDFAVFAAQAARGSETVDGTTPGGSFEAGHELGADVRAMHEAEQSMAMQAFRSLPERWQAVLWHTEVEDESPSEVATLFGLDANGTRVLASRAREGLKQAYLQAHVSTTLTMDEECARYADRLGAYARGGLRTRAERGLRKHLEECARCRLAAGQIKDVASGIPAVVPVAVIGWFGAAGYAKAAALIAGGTGVGAAGAAGAASAAGGTSGGGAGAGGAAAEGLGTPVKAGIVAGVVAVAVATVVLALAGDDTAAKKDEAGPRPPDPVVEPKVPTPSPSPSSEPPKAGPEPVVVAASPKPEPTPPRAPRPAPEPKPTPTSTPTPTPAPTPKPTPPPAPAPPPPPPAPEDFRWNQLEYGVTGDGTEPEMRLGESSWVWQRYGMSVAGKQYTNGVTVHGASSVTIDLNRTCSSYDAMVGVDDLTMGLGQVRFSVFADGVRMWRSGPVRGGGAAVPVHVDLTGRKTIRLVVEPHSSFDSVALADWADSRFRCR, translated from the coding sequence ATGAGCGTTGACGATCAGGACGAGCCGCTCAGGAGCGCCGTACCGGAAGCCGTTGTCCCGCCACAGCGCGAGCGGCGTGAGTGGCGGGAGCAGCACGACGGCGGAGTGCTGCCGCCACCGGTCGAGCCGGTCGAACTGCCACCTGCCGACGCCGAGTTGATCGGCTGGATGCGCTCGGGCGACGACACGGCCTACGAGGAGCTGTACCGGCGGCACGCGGACGCCGTCCGCCGGTACGCGCGCACCTGCTGCCGCGACGCCCACACCGCGGACGACCTCACGGCCGAGGTCTTCGCCCGCATGCTCCAGGCCGTCCGCGGCGGCAGCGGCCCCGAGCACTCCGTACGCGCCTACCTGCTGACGACCGTACGACGCGTCGCCGCGGGCTGGACCAAGTCGGCGCGGCGGGAGCACCTGGTCGACGACTTCGCCGTGTTCGCGGCCCAGGCCGCGCGCGGCTCCGAGACGGTGGACGGCACCACACCCGGCGGTTCCTTCGAAGCGGGCCACGAGCTGGGCGCGGACGTACGGGCCATGCACGAGGCCGAGCAGTCCATGGCCATGCAGGCGTTCCGTTCGCTGCCGGAGCGCTGGCAGGCCGTGCTGTGGCACACCGAGGTCGAGGACGAGTCGCCCAGCGAGGTCGCCACGCTCTTCGGGCTGGACGCCAACGGCACGCGCGTACTGGCCAGTCGGGCCCGTGAAGGCCTCAAGCAGGCCTATCTGCAGGCCCATGTGAGCACCACGCTCACCATGGACGAGGAGTGCGCGCGCTACGCCGACCGGCTCGGCGCGTACGCGCGGGGCGGGCTGCGCACGCGCGCCGAGCGCGGGCTGCGCAAGCACCTGGAGGAGTGCGCCAGGTGCCGGCTCGCCGCCGGGCAGATCAAGGATGTCGCGAGCGGGATCCCCGCCGTCGTACCGGTGGCGGTCATCGGCTGGTTCGGTGCCGCCGGGTACGCGAAGGCGGCTGCCCTCATCGCCGGCGGGACCGGCGTGGGTGCGGCCGGGGCCGCGGGCGCCGCGTCCGCGGCGGGTGGCACCTCGGGCGGCGGCGCGGGCGCCGGCGGGGCCGCGGCGGAAGGGCTCGGCACACCCGTGAAGGCCGGGATCGTGGCAGGTGTCGTCGCGGTGGCCGTCGCCACGGTGGTGCTCGCGCTCGCGGGCGACGACACGGCGGCGAAGAAGGACGAGGCCGGGCCGCGCCCGCCCGATCCGGTCGTCGAACCGAAGGTGCCCACGCCGTCGCCGTCACCGTCCTCGGAGCCGCCGAAGGCCGGACCCGAGCCCGTGGTGGTCGCGGCCTCGCCGAAGCCGGAACCGACCCCGCCCCGCGCGCCCCGGCCCGCCCCGGAGCCGAAACCGACGCCCACCTCGACACCCACGCCCACGCCCGCACCGACGCCGAAGCCCACGCCGCCCCCCGCTCCCGCTCCCCCTCCGCCGCCACCGGCCCCCGAGGACTTCCGGTGGAACCAGCTGGAGTACGGCGTCACCGGGGACGGCACCGAGCCCGAGATGCGGCTCGGCGAGAGCAGCTGGGTCTGGCAGCGGTACGGCATGTCCGTCGCCGGCAAGCAGTACACGAACGGTGTCACCGTGCACGGCGCCTCCTCGGTCACCATCGACCTCAACCGCACGTGTTCCTCGTACGACGCGATGGTCGGTGTGGACGACCTGACGATGGGGCTGGGCCAGGTGCGGTTCTCCGTCTTCGCGGACGGTGTGCGGATGTGGCGGTCGGGGCCGGTCCGCGGAGGCGGGGCCGCGGTGCCCGTGCACGTGGATCTGACCGGCAGGAAGACGATCCGCCTGGTCGTCGAGCCGCACTCCTCCTTCGACTCGGTGGCACTGGCGGACTGGGCCGACTCACGGTTCAGGTGCCGGTGA